One window of the Wolbachia endosymbiont of Ctenocephalides felis wCfeJ genome contains the following:
- the rpsS gene encoding 30S ribosomal protein S19 has translation MSRSAWKPPFCHPSVLKLVNRALKEGVINKVIKIHSRASVILPNCLGLKFAVYNGKDYIPVNVNDQNMIGHKFGEFSPTRKFNGHSGDKKAARR, from the coding sequence ATGAGTAGATCTGCATGGAAGCCACCTTTTTGTCATCCTTCTGTGTTAAAATTGGTGAATAGAGCTTTAAAGGAAGGTGTTATTAATAAGGTGATAAAGATTCATTCTAGAGCGTCGGTAATTCTTCCTAACTGTTTAGGTCTGAAATTTGCTGTTTATAACGGTAAAGATTATATTCCTGTTAATGTTAATGATCAGAATATGATAGGTCATAAATTTGGTGAATTTTCACCTACTCGTAAGTTTAATGGGCATAGTGGTGATAAAAAGGCAGCAAGAAGGTAA
- the rplB gene encoding 50S ribosomal protein L2 has translation MGIKFLNPVTPSSRGTVLVNKVGLSKDKPEKSLTFGKKSSGGRNNCGRVTTRHKGGGHKKKYRVVDFKRNRSDQGIVEKIEYDPNRGGFLALVLYKNDNTKSYILAPQNIKPGDIVMSGDAADILPGNCLPLKCIPVGSFVYGVELKPGNGAVIARAAGCYAQVVGRDGNYVLLRLRSSQVRLVLSSCKATVGVVSNPDRKNRKLGKAGRNRWLGVRPTVRGVAMNPVDHPHGGGEGKTSGGRHPVTPWGVATKGKKTRKRNKFSNKYIKQLKG, from the coding sequence ATGGGTATAAAATTTCTTAATCCTGTCACTCCGTCTTCTCGTGGGACTGTGCTGGTAAATAAGGTTGGCTTATCAAAAGATAAACCAGAAAAATCTCTTACATTTGGTAAAAAGTCCAGTGGCGGAAGAAATAATTGCGGTAGGGTTACAACTCGTCATAAGGGTGGTGGTCACAAAAAAAAGTATAGAGTTGTAGATTTTAAACGTAATAGAAGCGATCAAGGTATAGTTGAAAAAATTGAGTATGACCCAAATAGAGGTGGGTTTTTAGCATTGGTATTGTATAAGAACGATAATACTAAATCTTATATATTGGCTCCACAAAACATAAAGCCTGGTGATATTGTAATGTCCGGTGATGCTGCTGATATATTACCGGGTAATTGTTTGCCGTTAAAATGTATACCTGTTGGTTCTTTTGTTTATGGTGTTGAATTAAAGCCCGGTAATGGTGCTGTAATTGCTCGAGCTGCTGGTTGTTATGCACAAGTTGTTGGTCGTGATGGCAACTATGTTTTATTACGGTTAAGGTCTAGTCAAGTTAGGTTGGTTTTATCTTCCTGCAAGGCTACTGTTGGTGTGGTATCTAACCCTGATCGTAAGAATAGAAAATTGGGTAAGGCAGGGAGAAATAGGTGGTTGGGGGTTAGGCCTACTGTTCGTGGGGTTGCTATGAATCCGGTTGATCATCCTCATGGAGGAGGAGAAGGAAAGACTTCTGGTGGACGTCATCCTGTTACTCCTTGGGGTGTTGCAACAAAAGGGAAAAAAACTCGAAAAAGAAATAAATTTAGTAATAAGTATATAAAACAGTTAAAAGGTTAG
- a CDS encoding 50S ribosomal protein L23, with protein sequence MIKYNNIIKCPIVTEKASFLKEKFNKYSLYVFVNVNKHKIKSAIESLFNVKVSSINVIRMKPKHRRFRGVAGYEKQKKKVYFSLVDGQKLDIMSI encoded by the coding sequence ATGATAAAATATAATAATATAATAAAGTGTCCTATCGTTACAGAAAAAGCTTCTTTTTTGAAAGAGAAATTTAATAAGTATTCTTTGTATGTTTTTGTAAATGTAAATAAGCATAAAATAAAATCCGCAATAGAGTCTTTATTTAACGTTAAGGTTTCTTCTATCAATGTTATTAGAATGAAGCCTAAGCATAGGCGCTTTAGAGGTGTAGCTGGCTATGAAAAACAAAAAAAGAAGGTTTATTTTTCTTTGGTGGATGGTCAAAAGTTAGATATAATGAGTATTTAA
- the rplD gene encoding 50S ribosomal protein L4: MECKLVNLSNDDVGVVQLNPLVFSVKQKLSILHDIVRWQLAKRRAGTHKTKGISDVSGTTAKPYSQKRTGRARQGSLRSPQFRGGGIIFGPVVRSYAYSLNKKVRKLGLKVALSLKYFNNQIIILDSLNIDVKKTSEMCKYIKNFKFSSFLIVGDYEDNLLRVTRNLHHVNLIKPIGLNVFDILNHECIMLTSDALKNLEGRLL; the protein is encoded by the coding sequence ATGGAATGTAAGTTAGTTAATTTATCTAATGATGATGTGGGTGTTGTTCAGCTTAACCCTTTGGTATTTTCCGTTAAGCAAAAATTGAGTATTTTGCACGATATAGTTAGGTGGCAATTAGCAAAAAGGAGGGCTGGTACTCATAAAACAAAGGGCATTAGTGATGTCTCTGGTACAACAGCTAAGCCTTATAGCCAAAAACGTACTGGTAGAGCAAGGCAAGGGAGTTTGCGATCTCCTCAATTTAGAGGGGGAGGGATTATTTTTGGTCCCGTTGTAAGGAGCTATGCCTATTCTCTTAATAAGAAGGTGCGTAAACTTGGTTTAAAAGTTGCTTTATCTCTAAAATATTTTAATAATCAAATAATTATTCTTGATAGTTTAAATATTGATGTGAAGAAAACATCGGAAATGTGTAAGTATATTAAAAATTTTAAATTTTCTTCCTTTTTGATAGTTGGTGATTATGAAGATAATTTATTGCGGGTTACTAGAAACTTACATCATGTAAACTTAATCAAACCTATCGGGTTAAATGTCTTTGATATATTAAATCATGAATGCATAATGCTAACGAGTGATGCTTTAAAGAATCTTGAAGGTAGATTGTTATGA
- the rplC gene encoding 50S ribosomal protein L3, with protein sequence MKRINSLRRIGLLMTNIGHTSLYSNNSRVAVTLLRLNETYIIDVKEQDKCGYNAVVLGTGDFKNIAKPQWEYLKKQGMDRRCKLYESRLHNLSGIECGEKVGVNHFVVGQYLDITGCSIGRGFAGVMKRHNFSGLRASHGVSIAHRSQGSTGQCQDPGRVFKGKKMAGHLGNSRVTVQNMKILFIDHENSIIAVKGNNVPGFSNSYVFVRDAVKKPLHKDVPFPVGLLLGTNDVNASGSVS encoded by the coding sequence ATGAAGAGAATAAATTCACTGAGGAGAATTGGTTTATTAATGACGAATATAGGTCATACTTCTCTGTACTCTAATAATAGTCGTGTTGCTGTGACTTTATTGCGTCTTAACGAGACTTATATTATTGATGTGAAAGAGCAAGATAAGTGTGGTTATAATGCAGTCGTTTTAGGTACTGGAGATTTTAAAAATATTGCAAAACCTCAGTGGGAGTATTTGAAGAAGCAAGGCATGGATCGTAGATGTAAATTATATGAAAGCAGGTTACATAATCTCTCAGGAATAGAATGCGGTGAAAAAGTCGGTGTTAACCATTTTGTAGTTGGTCAATATCTTGATATTACAGGTTGTTCCATAGGTAGAGGATTTGCTGGTGTGATGAAGCGGCATAATTTTAGTGGGCTTAGAGCGTCTCATGGTGTTTCCATTGCTCATAGATCACAAGGTTCTACAGGTCAATGTCAGGATCCTGGTAGAGTATTTAAAGGGAAGAAAATGGCTGGTCATTTAGGTAATAGCAGAGTGACGGTACAAAATATGAAGATATTATTTATTGATCATGAAAATAGTATAATTGCTGTAAAAGGTAATAATGTTCCTGGGTTTAGCAATTCTTACGTTTTTGTAAGAGATGCAGTTAAAAAGCCTTTACATAAAGATGTTCCTTTTCCGGTAGGTCTGCTATTGGGTACAAATGATGTTAATGCTAGTGGTTCAGTAAGTTAG
- a CDS encoding 30S ribosomal protein S10 — MNTDVKVYINIDAFDCSKLEEYIRKFVHKFDKMLENSVLKRFGLTLSGPVALPRNNLKFIVGRSPHVDKKSREQFERRVSKRLIVLRLRNLTPDIMRTFEDPSLLPDEAGIKTCVTVKKPKLREEK; from the coding sequence ATGAATACTGATGTTAAAGTGTATATTAACATTGATGCTTTTGATTGTTCGAAATTGGAAGAGTATATTAGAAAGTTTGTACATAAATTTGATAAGATGTTAGAAAATAGTGTGTTAAAGCGTTTCGGGTTAACATTATCTGGCCCAGTTGCATTGCCGAGGAATAATTTGAAGTTTATTGTTGGTAGATCTCCTCACGTTGATAAAAAATCTCGTGAACAATTTGAAAGGAGAGTTTCTAAGCGGTTAATTGTTTTGCGTTTACGTAATCTTACTCCTGATATAATGCGAACATTTGAAGATCCGTCTCTTTTGCCTGATGAAGCTGGCATCAAAACTTGTGTAACAGTCAAGAAACCAAAGTTGAGAGAAGAGAAATGA
- the tuf gene encoding elongation factor Tu gives MTTAVDTTKKVVEAFGKPHVNVGTIGHVDHGKTTLTAAITHCYAKCKVKYDEIDKAPEEKKRGITIATAHVEYETANRHYAHVDCPGHADYVKNMIVGAAQMDAAILVVSGVDGAMPQTREHILLAKQVGVEHIVVYINKADVADPDMIDLVEMEVRELLNKYEFPGDDIPVVVGSALKALEGEDSEYGKQSIDKLMEKLDEYVAVPPRCVDLPFLMPIEDVFSIPGRGTVVTGRIECGEVKPGEEIEIVGLKATQKTICTGVEMFKKCLDKGSAGLNVGILLRGTKREEVERGQVLAKPGTITPHKKFKAEVYVLKKEEGGRHTPFFANYQPQFYIRTTDVTGSVKLLEGKEMVMPGDNVSIEVELQALIAMDKGLRFAIREGGKTVGSGVVSEILE, from the coding sequence ATGACAACAGCAGTAGATACTACAAAGAAAGTAGTAGAAGCATTTGGGAAGCCTCATGTAAATGTGGGGACGATAGGACATGTGGATCATGGGAAGACGACGTTAACAGCGGCGATAACGCACTGTTATGCGAAGTGTAAAGTAAAATACGATGAAATAGATAAGGCACCTGAGGAGAAAAAAAGGGGGATAACGATAGCAACAGCACATGTTGAGTATGAAACAGCTAATAGGCATTATGCACATGTAGACTGTCCTGGGCACGCTGATTATGTAAAAAACATGATAGTAGGTGCAGCACAGATGGATGCAGCAATATTAGTAGTGTCAGGAGTTGATGGAGCAATGCCGCAAACAAGGGAACACATATTACTTGCAAAGCAAGTTGGTGTTGAGCATATTGTTGTGTATATAAATAAAGCTGATGTGGCTGATCCTGACATGATTGATTTGGTGGAGATGGAAGTGAGAGAATTGCTCAACAAGTATGAGTTTCCAGGTGATGATATTCCTGTGGTGGTTGGATCTGCATTAAAAGCGCTGGAGGGTGAAGATAGTGAATATGGAAAGCAGTCAATAGACAAATTGATGGAAAAGTTAGATGAATACGTGGCAGTTCCACCGAGATGTGTAGATTTACCATTTTTAATGCCAATTGAGGATGTATTTTCAATACCAGGGCGTGGGACAGTAGTGACAGGGAGAATAGAATGTGGAGAAGTAAAGCCTGGGGAAGAAATAGAGATAGTAGGTTTGAAGGCGACGCAAAAGACGATATGTACTGGTGTAGAAATGTTTAAGAAGTGCCTAGATAAGGGGAGTGCTGGATTAAATGTAGGGATATTGCTTAGAGGAACAAAGAGAGAAGAAGTGGAGAGGGGGCAAGTATTAGCGAAGCCAGGTACGATAACGCCACACAAGAAGTTTAAGGCGGAGGTGTACGTATTGAAGAAAGAAGAAGGAGGTAGGCACACACCATTTTTTGCAAATTATCAACCGCAATTTTATATCAGGACGACAGATGTAACGGGGAGTGTAAAGTTACTAGAAGGAAAGGAGATGGTAATGCCAGGAGATAATGTAAGTATAGAAGTGGAGTTACAGGCATTGATAGCGATGGATAAGGGGTTGCGTTTTGCAATAAGAGAAGGTGGCAAGACTGTTGGTTCTGGTGTCGTTTCTGAAATTTTGGAGTAA
- the fusA gene encoding elongation factor G, producing MEIDISKYRNIGIMAHIDAGKTTTTERILFYTGKQNRIGEVHDGAASMDWMEQEKERGITITSAATTCFWNGHRVNIIDTPGHVDFTIEVERSLRVLDGAVAVFDGVAGVEPQSETVWRQADKYNVPRICFVNKMDRIGANFYRCVDMIKGKLGAVPLVIQLPIGSEKDFKGIVDLISMRAIIWEEETLGAKFFYEDIPSDLLDKAQEYRNLLLDTAAGMDDEAMNAYFESNDLPIDLLKKCIRRGAIKGTFVPVLCGSAFKNKGVQSLLDSIVDFLPSPIDVDEIVGTDPKDSEKKITVKPSEQEKFVALAFKVMTDKFVGSLTFVRIYSGKLKSKSTVLNAGKGETEGIGRMLLMHANNREDISEAKAGDIVALVGLKKTITGDTLCLHDFPILLERMEFPEPVIEIAVEPRTTSDQEKLGIALNRLVAEDPSLRMSINAESGQTILKGMGELHLEIITDRVKREFNVDVNIGAPQVAYRETITKSVEIDYTHKKQSGGAGQFAKVKILFEPLEPGSGFQFESKIVGGAIPKEYIPGVQNGLELIKEGGMISGFPVIDFKATLIDGAFHEVDSSPLAFELAAKGAFKEMANKAGPKMLEPIMKVEIITPEEYMGDIMGDVNSRRGQVSSMETHNNSAIILALVPLASMFGYINVLRSISQGRAQYSMHFSCYEQVPQYVVDELKYN from the coding sequence ATGGAAATTGATATATCTAAATACAGAAATATAGGTATAATGGCTCATATAGATGCTGGTAAGACTACTACAACAGAGCGTATTTTGTTTTATACTGGTAAGCAAAATAGAATTGGTGAAGTCCATGATGGTGCAGCTTCTATGGACTGGATGGAGCAAGAAAAAGAGCGTGGTATTACAATAACATCTGCTGCGACGACTTGTTTTTGGAATGGTCATAGAGTCAATATAATAGATACTCCTGGGCACGTTGACTTTACTATTGAAGTTGAAAGGTCCTTAAGAGTTTTGGATGGTGCGGTTGCTGTATTTGATGGAGTTGCGGGGGTTGAGCCTCAATCTGAAACTGTCTGGCGTCAGGCTGATAAGTATAATGTGCCTCGTATCTGTTTTGTTAATAAGATGGATAGAATAGGAGCAAATTTTTATCGATGTGTTGATATGATTAAGGGTAAGCTGGGAGCGGTGCCTTTAGTTATTCAGTTGCCAATAGGAAGTGAAAAAGATTTTAAAGGTATAGTAGATCTTATCTCTATGAGAGCTATTATATGGGAGGAAGAGACGTTAGGTGCTAAGTTTTTCTATGAAGACATTCCTTCTGATTTGCTTGATAAGGCTCAGGAATATCGGAATCTTTTACTGGACACTGCAGCTGGAATGGATGATGAAGCGATGAACGCTTACTTTGAATCTAACGACTTACCGATAGATCTATTGAAGAAATGCATAAGAAGAGGAGCTATTAAAGGGACATTTGTTCCAGTATTATGTGGGTCGGCTTTTAAAAACAAAGGGGTGCAATCACTTTTAGACAGTATAGTTGATTTTTTACCCTCTCCTATTGATGTTGATGAGATTGTTGGAACTGATCCTAAGGATTCGGAGAAAAAAATTACGGTTAAGCCTTCGGAGCAAGAAAAATTTGTTGCTCTTGCATTTAAAGTAATGACAGATAAATTTGTGGGTAGCTTAACATTTGTTCGTATTTATTCCGGTAAATTGAAGTCTAAGTCTACTGTATTGAATGCAGGAAAAGGTGAGACTGAAGGAATTGGTAGAATGCTGCTTATGCATGCGAATAACAGAGAGGATATAAGTGAGGCTAAAGCTGGAGATATAGTTGCTTTGGTCGGATTAAAGAAAACAATTACTGGTGACACTTTATGTTTGCATGATTTTCCTATATTATTGGAGCGCATGGAGTTTCCTGAGCCTGTTATTGAGATTGCTGTAGAACCTAGAACTACTTCAGATCAGGAAAAGCTAGGTATTGCTTTGAATAGATTAGTTGCAGAAGATCCTTCTTTGAGGATGTCAATAAATGCAGAAAGTGGTCAAACTATATTAAAAGGTATGGGTGAATTGCATCTTGAGATTATTACAGATAGAGTAAAACGTGAATTTAACGTTGATGTTAATATTGGTGCACCTCAGGTTGCATATCGTGAAACCATTACTAAGTCTGTTGAGATTGATTACACTCACAAAAAACAGTCAGGTGGTGCCGGTCAGTTTGCTAAAGTGAAGATCTTATTTGAGCCTCTCGAGCCTGGTTCTGGATTTCAGTTTGAAAGTAAAATTGTAGGTGGTGCAATTCCGAAGGAATATATTCCTGGCGTGCAAAATGGTTTAGAATTGATAAAAGAAGGGGGTATGATCTCTGGTTTTCCGGTTATTGATTTTAAGGCTACTCTTATTGATGGTGCTTTTCATGAGGTCGATTCAAGTCCTTTGGCTTTTGAGCTGGCTGCTAAAGGTGCCTTCAAAGAAATGGCAAATAAAGCTGGTCCAAAGATGTTGGAACCTATAATGAAAGTTGAAATTATTACACCTGAAGAATATATGGGTGATATTATGGGTGACGTAAATAGTAGAAGAGGGCAAGTTTCAAGTATGGAAACACATAATAACAGTGCTATAATTCTTGCTTTGGTGCCTCTTGCAAGTATGTTTGGTTATATAAATGTTTTGCGTTCCATATCTCAAGGAAGAGCTCAATATAGTATGCATTTTTCTTGTTATGAACAAGTGCCACAGTATGTGGTTGATGAGTTAAAGTATAATTAG
- the rpsG gene encoding 30S ribosomal protein S7, with translation MARRNKAKKREISPDSRYGSVLLMRFINVIMKCGKKSTAEKIVYDALSSAEKKINESGISIFETAIENVTPSVEVRSRRIGGATYQVPVEVRKDRAVSLALRWIAKAASAARKKSGKTSADCLQAEMIDAYNKRGGAFKMYEEKYKMAEANKAFSHLNF, from the coding sequence ATGGCTCGTCGGAATAAAGCAAAAAAGAGAGAAATAAGTCCTGACTCGCGTTACGGTAGTGTGTTGTTAATGCGTTTCATTAATGTGATTATGAAGTGTGGTAAAAAATCTACTGCAGAAAAAATTGTCTATGATGCTTTATCTTCAGCAGAGAAGAAAATAAATGAGAGTGGAATATCAATTTTTGAAACAGCGATAGAAAATGTTACACCTTCTGTAGAAGTGCGCTCTCGTCGTATTGGTGGTGCGACTTATCAAGTGCCTGTTGAAGTTAGAAAGGATAGGGCAGTTTCTTTGGCGTTAAGATGGATTGCTAAAGCTGCTTCTGCAGCCCGAAAAAAAAGTGGAAAAACTTCTGCTGATTGTCTGCAAGCTGAAATGATAGATGCTTATAATAAACGCGGTGGTGCATTTAAGATGTATGAAGAAAAATATAAAATGGCTGAGGCTAATAAAGCCTTTTCTCATCTTAATTTTTGA
- the rpsL gene encoding 30S ribosomal protein S12, with protein MPTINQLVRKGRLKLSYKKKVPALGKSNPQRRGVCTKVYTTTPRKPNSALRKVARVRVSGYGEVTAYIPGEGHNLQEHSVVLIRGGRVKDLPGVRYHIVRGALDLRGVQNRKKARSKYGVKKSG; from the coding sequence ATGCCTACAATAAATCAGTTAGTACGTAAGGGCAGGTTGAAATTGTCCTATAAGAAGAAAGTGCCAGCTTTGGGAAAAAGCAATCCTCAGAGGAGAGGTGTTTGCACTAAAGTGTACACTACAACTCCTAGAAAGCCTAACTCAGCGCTACGCAAAGTGGCTAGGGTAAGGGTTAGTGGGTATGGTGAAGTGACAGCTTATATACCTGGTGAAGGCCATAACTTACAGGAACACTCTGTTGTTTTGATACGCGGTGGGCGAGTTAAAGATTTGCCGGGAGTACGTTACCACATAGTAAGGGGCGCTCTTGATTTGCGTGGTGTACAAAATCGGAAAAAAGCGCGTTCAAAATATGGTGTAAAGAAATCTGGTTAA
- the recO gene encoding DNA repair protein RecO encodes MRWKDEGIILAAKKYGDKNLILSLFTKNHGKYRGLTRLTNDSSYKFQISNLLHAEWSAKLPENLGFFKCELIESPLHHFFQNRLKSIAIVSFSSILEKVLPESEPYAAMYDNFRHFIDVIKHNNKSWQGHYLNLELLLLTQLGFKLDLSKCAVTSAKENLQFISPKTGRAVSKEVGDYYADKLLPFPQMLHDVYNNNLQNSYSYQEFQLGLKVTGYFLNKYLFSQLNMRFPESRDLMLSL; translated from the coding sequence ATGAGATGGAAAGATGAAGGCATCATTCTAGCTGCCAAAAAGTATGGCGACAAAAATTTAATTCTTTCTCTTTTTACAAAAAATCACGGAAAGTACAGAGGATTAACTAGGCTAACAAATGATAGTAGTTATAAGTTTCAAATAAGCAACCTGTTGCACGCAGAATGGAGCGCTAAATTGCCTGAAAATCTAGGATTTTTCAAGTGCGAACTAATTGAATCCCCTCTCCACCATTTCTTTCAGAATAGGCTAAAAAGCATTGCTATCGTTTCTTTCTCCTCTATCTTAGAAAAGGTACTCCCAGAGAGCGAACCTTATGCTGCAATGTACGATAATTTTCGACATTTCATTGATGTCATCAAGCACAACAACAAATCTTGGCAAGGCCATTACCTAAACTTAGAACTTTTGCTTCTTACACAACTCGGATTTAAGTTAGATCTATCGAAATGTGCCGTAACAAGCGCTAAAGAGAACTTACAATTTATTTCGCCCAAAACCGGTAGAGCGGTGTCAAAAGAAGTAGGAGATTATTATGCGGATAAACTGCTGCCTTTTCCGCAAATGTTGCATGACGTATATAACAACAATCTACAAAATAGCTACTCATATCAAGAGTTTCAATTAGGGCTAAAAGTCACAGGATATTTTTTAAATAAGTATCTGTTTTCGCAGCTAAACATGAGATTTCCAGAGTCGAGAGACCTCATGCTTTCGCTTTAA